Within Candidatus Woesearchaeota archaeon, the genomic segment CATATTCTACTGATAAATAAGGATATATTTAAACTTTTCTATAATAATTAATATTACAAATTAAGAATCAACAACTTCTATTTCAAAGGATAAATAATCTAAGTTATGATCTGAATTAACTTTATCTGAATAAACTTTTTTTTCTGCAGGATTTACTTTCTCTTTAACAACAAAAGCTCCATTTACTCCACTTTCAGCAGATTTAACAATAAAATCTATTCCTGCCAAAACAAACAAAGCAATTAGCATAACTACAGTTAACTTCAAGCCAATATCCTTTTCTATAAATTCTTTATTATGTAATCTATTCATTTTAACTACCTTCCTACATAAGTCAAAACTAAAAAGAGGAGTATTATTAAAACCAAAATTAAAACCAAAATTCTAATTCTTGACAAATGCCTTGAATGAGCTACACTCTTTTCTATTTTTAACTTAGAACTTACACCTCTCTTTTTCATAATTTATAAATAAAATGTAAGAATTTATAAATATTGCTATAAAAATTATAATTTCGAAACCGCTTCTTCAGTCAATTCTTTTACTGCTTGATTAATATAACTCTCGCTATATCCTGCATCAACCAATTGTTTTTTAATATCTTCTAACAAAAATCCTCTATCTAAATTTTGTTTTATACTTTCTTTTATACTATCCAATTGTTTTCTTTCTTTATTTTTTATAAAGAATAATTCTAACTTGGCTTTTGTTTCTTCTTTTTTCTTCTGAATTTCTAAATTTTTCTTTTCTTCTTCTTGATTTTTCTTTTCTTCTTCTTCTGTTTTCTTATCTTTAAGTTGCACAGATTTAGTGCCTTTCTTTTTCTTTTTTAATAATCTAACTGCAATAACTAAAATATAAAAACCCAAAACAATTGCACCACCTAGCATAACAATATATAGATAATCAACTTTCTTTCTCGGTGTTTCAATATGTCGTTGAACTTCTTCAGATTCAGAAAATGCTCTTCCCTCTTCTTCAGCAGCTAATTTTACTGCACCTGAAAGTTTAGTAATTTGAACATTTACTTTACCCCCACTAAGTATTTCAACTAATAAAAATTTAACATCTGCAATTTTATCACTATTAATATCTATTTCTTTTGATTCTTCATTCTTCAAAGTAAAACTAATTGGTTCTGAATACAAAGTAAACGAAGCCTCTTCATCAGAAACTTTATCAATTACAAAGATATGATCAACTGAATTACTTAATTTGATTATCTGTCTTCCACCTTCATAATCTAAAATTTGTCCTTGTTCGGTTTCTATTAATTCTAATTTAGGTAATGTTTGTTTTACTATCTCGGATGTAGCCACTGTTGTTGTAGTTGTAGCTGCAGGTGTTGAACTTCCACCGCCTCCACCACCAGAACTTCCACCACTAGATGGATTATCTTGACTGGCTGCTGCAGAAGTTGTAAAATTCTCTTGTTCAGAAATATTACAATTTGCACTTGAATCACAACTTGAAACATTATAATAATAAACTGTACTTGCACTCAAACTAGATAATGCAACACTATGTGATGTTTCTAAAGTAGCACTTCCAGTTTCAGTTTCTGTATTTACCGTAGTTCCATAATAAACTGTTGAATTTGAATCTTCATCTGTAGTCCAAGTTATTGTTGCACCACTTGAAGTTATTGATGAATTTGCAATTACGGAAAGTACTGGCGCGGTAATATCAGCAGAAATACCAGGAATAGTATATTCAATAGTAATATTTGGCCAAGTTGTTGAATTTCCATCTGTAGAGGGATTAGTATTTTCACCAGACACAAATATTGCTGCACCATTTGTAGCATTAATCATCAAACCATAATTAGGATAACTTTCATTAACAAATCCTTGTACTAAATGTGTTATGTCTAATGTGAAAAAATTAGTTCCTAAAATTGCACTTGGGAATTCTAATGAAATTGTAAGATTTGCATCACTTCCATTTACAAACCAATCTGAATCATCATTCTCAGCAGTAAGATTATCAATATTATCACTAAAATATCTTTCAACCCAAGTTGTTCCATTTATTTCATTAATATTTGTATTTGCATCTCCTGTTCCTTCTAACCAAGAAGCCCCAAGAATATAAACAATAACATTTTGTGCATTTGTAGCTTGATTATATAAAGTAAAGTTCGCATAAGTAAGATTTGCATTAATAGGTAAAAAAGACAGATTAAATTCAAACAAACCATTTCTATCATCTGCAGCAGTAATTAGAGCATTTTCACCATAATTTTTAACTGAATTTCCTACACCTGTTGAATCACTTGCTATTTCTACATCTTTATCTTCTGTTTCATTTAAAGAATGCATATAAGTATCATTAGAACCTGGGCCTTGTGCACATCCTTCTGCAGTAATATTTGATTTCCAATCAGATGGAGTATTTAAACAACGGTCTATATTTTCTAAAACATTATCTAAATCACTATCTTCATTAATATTCAAATTTTGTATATCTGTAACATTTTCATCACCTTCACTATCATTAAAATAAAATGCCCACCCAATACTCATTCCACCAGTTGTATTAATTAGAGTATATTCGTAATTAGACTCATTCATTGTATTAGAAATATCTATAGGTGTTTGATTAATCCATTCACCAGTATCATTAGTTGCAAGCCATAAACTACTCAAATTAATATCATCAAAAACAGTTATATTAAAATTTAAGATTTGTCCATATTGCGGAATGTTTGTTGAATTTTGTGAAGTTTCATTCCAATTGGGAAATGATGCATAATCTATATTAATCATGGGCCAATTTGCTTCTGTTCCTTCCATAGTTGTAAAAGCGCAAAACAAATCTGTAGCTGAATCAACCCTATCTAAAGTATCTGTTAACTCTATTATTACACCATTATTTTCATAACTTCCATTTATCCATCCTTGGATATAACTTGCCAATATTGAACTATTAAATGTAAACCATACAGGTGAACTAGTCACTAAATGATCTGAAACAGCTAAAGTATCATTTAATATTCCATCAATTCCAGTTCCATTAACATTCCAATCAGCAGGATCATTTTCTGCAGTTAAATTATCTATATTATCCCCAAAATATCTTTCCATCCAAGTAGTTCCATTTAT encodes:
- a CDS encoding fibronectin type III domain-containing protein; amino-acid sequence: TNLSSYLLVLFLILFVGGFFAFGGFSNSFDKFGNLVTGNTVSSVKTGTTTLLGKDTYISNGTGGGGEQHSERNFGGVTSSTVGLGCPGGGCIVKYGLFYFNLSTISPAVIVRDNADTNLSLYCELDGTTAEAINFTMHPIIGHWEEGGGVGPDGELNSDIINGTTWMERYFGDNIDNLTAENDPADWNVNGTGIDGILNDTLAVSDHLVTSSPVWFTFNSSILASYIQGWINGSYENNGVIIELTDTLDRVDSATDLFCAFTTMEGTEANWPMINIDYASFPNWNETSQNSTNIPQYGQILNFNITVFDDINLSSLWLATNDTGEWINQTPIDISNTMNESNYEYTLINTTGGMSIGWAFYFNDSEGDENVTDIQNLNINEDSDLDNVLENIDRCLNTPSDWKSNITAEGCAQGPGSNDTYMHSLNETEDKDVEIASDSTGVGNSVKNYGENALITAADDRNGLFEFNLSFLPINANLTYANFTLYNQATNAQNVIVYILGASWLEGTGDANTNINEINGTTWVERYFSDNIDNLTAENDDSDWFVNGSDANLTISLEFPSAILGTNFFTLDITHLVQGFVNESYPNYGLMINATNGAAIFVSGENTNPSTDGNSTTWPNITIEYTIPGISADITAPVLSVIANSSITSSGATITWTTDEDSNSTVYYGTTVNTETETGSATLETSHSVALSSLSASTVYYYNVSSCDSSANCNISEQENFTTSAAASQDNPSSGGSSGGGGGGSSTPAATTTTTVATSEIVKQTLPKLELIETEQGQILDYEGGRQIIKLSNSVDHIFVIDKVSDEEASFTLYSEPISFTLKNEESKEIDINSDKIADVKFLLVEILSGGKVNVQITKLSGAVKLAAEEEGRAFSESEEVQRHIETPRKKVDYLYIVMLGGAIVLGFYILVIAVRLLKKKKKGTKSVQLKDKKTEEEEKKNQEEEKKNLEIQKKKEETKAKLELFFIKNKERKQLDSIKESIKQNLDRGFLLEDIKKQLVDAGYSESYINQAVKELTEEAVSKL